DNA sequence from the Glycine soja cultivar W05 chromosome 18, ASM419377v2, whole genome shotgun sequence genome:
GAAGCACTAAAAATTTAGCTTAGCATTTGAAAATTCTAGTGAGGAAGATTatgtaattgaaaaattattccAATCCCTTGTTGCTAGTAtggatatatattttatctccaTTCTCTTGCTTTCATTTACTCTATATACAACATTATCAATGTAACACTAGATGTTCGTGGGCTATAGGAACACTTGCAtcccatttgatttttttaaaaatctaattcCATAAATTTCCAGGATTTTCTGTTGCAGAAAGGCAATTGCCAAAATTTAGTTGGATTTGAATGCTTAATTTGGAATAACTTGATCGATATCATTGATTATAAGTTGTTCACAAATAAATTTAGGAAAATATTTCTTGAATACATGGTATCAATGTTTTGATGTTCAAATAaagaaattcttaaattttttgataaactAGTCCTTTTTTTATAGTTCTAGGATAGAGTAAATGTTGTTTAGTTATAATTAATCGTTACAAAATGCTTTGAATTTTACACACTTGAATATGATCTACTCTCAGTGTCTTGAGTTCATTCCTTCAAAGTAATTGGCAATATACTATGCATTTGTGAATGATCTTTGAAACGATAAACCAAACTTAAAATAGTGTGCAAGATACATTTGGTAATGGGACACTTTTGGCATAAATTCAAGAAATTATACTGTGAATGATGTGGATAGTTacaataattcaaaatatttttaattttttttataaaaaaacacattctaagacggttctccaaaaacccgtcttagaatgtagacattctaagacggttctctaAAAAAGAGTCTTAGAAAGTGTacaattctaagacggtttttagctaaggaccgtcttagaatgatatcTTTTTCTAAAATGATTGTCTACTGAATCGTCATAGATGTTAGGAATaattcaaagtttaaaataGGTTGTAAACTGTTAGTTAGTTAGAAAATTGGTTGAGTTTGTTTCTCATAACCAACAATAGTTACTTTTCACCTGCTATATAAGCAAGGTCTTTTCTGTAACTCAAGATAATCCTTTGATCAATATACAATTCTATTAATTCCTTCAAACTATGAGTAATTGTTAACATGGTATTCAGAGCTTATACGAACCTGACTTGTgaagattagaaaaaaaaaaaaagcaagtttTTGTTGACAccaaaaaaccaagagaaatCCTTTCTTCTTGAGAGTCTTTTTGTGAGAACTGTGACCTGTGAGTGattcttcattatttttcacCATCATATCTATGACTGTGGTGGCTGAGTTGAGTTCTTGGCGTTCAAGAACGTGTATAGAGGAACCTCTGAGATAGCAACAGAGTATAGGAAGGTGAAGAAGGATCAAGGTGCAACATGGCTGGCTCAAGCAGTATCATTCAAGGATCCTTACCTGTTTTCAATGGAAAATTGTTTGATGATTGGAAAGTCAAGATGCTGGAAGTTTATGGCTTCCAAGATGTATTCGAAGTGGTGACAATTGGGTTTGAAGATCCTGGAAAGAATGCCACTGAAGAACAAAAATTGGCCCTCAAATAGCAACAAAAACTTGATTGCAAAACTTGATTTCTCATCTACCAATGTGTGAACTCCAAGATTTTCAACAAGATCTCGAAGGCCTCTACCTCTAAGGAAGCATGGGAGATTTTGATTAAAACATATGGTGATGGAGaaaagaacaagaaagtgaAACTACAAACTCTAAGAAGGCAATATGAACTGCTTtgcataaaagagaaagaatcgATTGCAGATTACTTTGATAGGATTAGAGAACTGGTCAATGCCATGAGGTCATGTAAAGACAAGATCTTTGATGAACAAGTGGTAGACAAGATCTTGAGGACTTTGCCACCACGATTTGATCATGTGGCTATTGCAATTGAAGAGTCAAAGAACTTAGACATCATGGAGATTGAAGAATTGTAGCACTCTCTTAAGGCACATGAAATAAGGATCAATGAGAGAAGATCCAATCAAGAACAGGCACTTCAGGCACGATCGACttacaaaggaaaaggaaaaggaccATGGAAAGGAAATAAGTCATGCACCAATCAGAAACACCAAGATCAAGGATCTAATGCAGGTAGTGAATCctctaaaggaaagaaaagtGATCAATCACAGAAGTGAAATGATAGCTCTAATGGCAGCAAGGAATGGAAGTTtagcaagaagaaagtgagaTGTCACAATTGTCAAAAGCTTGGTCATTATGCATGGGATTGCTGGCAAGGAGAGGGTGCTAAGAATAAGCCCAATAATCAGCCAAACTTGGCACAAGATGAAGGATCAGATTCTGAGGTTGTAATGCTCATGGCAACCACAAGCAATGAATCCTCCAATGACACTTCATGGTACTTGGATTCTGGCTGTTCCACTCATATGACAGGGAGAAAGGAATGGTTCATCAGTTTGGATGACTCATTAAAGAGCAAAGTTTGTTTTGCATATGATAGCAGCCTCATTGTAGAAGGCATTGGCAGAGTGGCTTTTAGAGACACAAATGGAAAAGAAACAATCATTGAGGAGGTTCTATATGTGCCTGGCCTAAAGACAAACCTGTTGAGTCTTGGGCAACTACTGCAAAAGGGATTTGTCATGACAATGGAGGACAATTGCCTCAAGGTATTTGACAGAAATCAGAAACTTGTCATTCAAGAAAATCTGTCTCAGAACATGACGTTTTGAATTGGGATGAACATTATGAAGCAACAGTGCTTTACAACCTCAGAGAATAAGGAGGAATGGCTGTGGCACCTCAGGTTTGGTCACCTCAACTTCAAGGACCTGCACCTACTTACAAGCCACAAAATGGTTGAAGGATTACCCCAAATTGTAGTCCCTAATGAGGTGTGCAAAGAGTGTATTGAATGCAAGCAGACTAGAGGAAACTTCAACAAATTTGTTCCTACCAAAGCAATTGAGAAGCTACAGGTCATCCATTCTGATGTTTGTGGCCCTATACAGACAGAAACTCCTGGAGGCAGCAGGTATTTCATCTCATTCATTGATGATTTGACTAGGAAGATCTGGATTTATCTGATTAAAAGGAAACATGAAGTCATAGATGTCTTTAAGAAATTCAAGTGCTTAGTTGAAAAGCAAAGTGGAAAAATGATTAAGATTCTAAGAACTGATGGTGGGGGTGAGTATGTGTCAAATGAGTTCAAGGAATTCTACGAAAGTGAGGGGTTAATTCATGAAGTTACACCACCTTACACACCTCAACACAATGGTACAGCTGAGAGAAGGAACAAAACTCTGTTGAACATGGTGAGACGCATGCTTAAAATCAAAAACCTGCCAAGTTTCTTGTGGGGAGAAGCTATATCAACCGTTGCATACACATTAAATAGATCTCCCACTAAGAGATTGATAGATATTTCACCAAAAGAAGCATGGACTAGAACCAAACCAAGTGTTACTCGTCTAAGGATATTTGGGACAATTTGTTATAAACATGTTCTTGATCAGTTAAGGAGGAAGCATGATGATAAAGGCATGCCACATATTCTAGTTGGTTATCACTCAACTGGAGACTACAAGCTGTATGATCCAGGAAGTGGTCAAGTGTCCATTAGCAAGGATGTTATCTGTGATGAAAATGGAAGCTGGAATTGGAATTCAACCTCTAGTGAAAGTCAATCCAGGATATTGTTAGAAGAAGAAACACCTTCAGCTGCACCAACTGTTAACAAAGTTCTTGGCATAAGAAGATCATCAAGGACAAGTCAACTGCCATTACCTTTGAGGGACTATGAGTTGTTTGAAGATTCAGAAGTCAACTCAGAGGGAGAATTGGTTCATTTTGCACTCATAGCAGAAGCTGAACCTATTGAATTTGACAAAGCAGTGACTAATGAGATGTGGTTGAAAGCTATGAAGAAGGAGCTTAACTCTATAGAAAAGAATCAGACCTGGAATTGGTGGATCCTCCTTCAAATAAGAATCCTATAGCACTAAAATGGGTCTATAAAGTGAAAGTTAACCCAAAGGGAGAAGTGGTAAAacacaaggccagacttgtagcaaaaggtTTTTGCAAAAAGCAGGAATCGATTATGGTGAAGTCTATGCACCAGTAGCTAGAATTGAAACTATCAGTTTTATTGTAGCCATTGCAACTAATGCTAACTGGTCCATGCATCAACTAGACGTGAAGTCTGCCTTCCTCAATGGTCCAGTGGAAGAAGAGGTTTATGTGTTTCAACCATAGGGATTTGTAGTTAAGGGTGAAGAAAACAAAGTGTACAAGCTGAAGAAGGCTTTGTATGGCCTTAAACAggctccaagagcttggaatAGGAGAATTAATAGCTTTCTATCACAGATTGGCTTCAAGAAATGCACCTCAGAACATGGAGTTTATGTGAGATGTCTTCAAGACAATAAATCAGAAACATTGATTGTATGCCTATATGTTGATGACCTTTTGATTACTGGTAACAATGAGGAAGCAATTATTGTATTCAAAGGTCAAATGATgaatgaatttgagatgagtgaTCTGGGACTCCTCTCCTATTTCCTTGGAATGGAGTTTAGAATGACTCAATATGGTACAACAATGCATCAGTCCAAGTATACACAAGATCTACTAAAGAAGTTCAATATGCAGCAAAGCAATCCAATAGGAACACCAGCAGAGGTTGGACTTGTGTTAGAGAAGGAAACAGATGAAGAACTAGTTGATCCTACTCACTATAGAAAGTTAGTTGGTTGCTTGAGGTACTTATGTAACACAAGGCCTGATTTAAACTTCAGTGTTGGGCTAATCAGTATATTCATGCAAGAACCAAGGCAGTCTCACTTGCTAGCTGCTAAGAGAATTATGAGATATGTTCATGGGACAACCAATTTCAGAATTCTATTTCCAAAAGGTGAAGTTGACACAGGACCAGAATTGATTGGATATTCTAACTCCGACTGGTGTGGAGATAaaaatgacagaaaaagcactacAGGATACATCTTCTTTTATGGAGGAGCCCAGTTTCTTGGTCCTCCACCAAGGAACCAGTGGTAGCGTTGCCATCTTGTGAAGCTGAGTATATTGCAGCCTCAGAAGCTGCATGCCAAGAAGTGTGGCTGGATGCCCTGATGAAGGAATTGCAACTGGAAAAATCATGTAAAGTGAAGCTATTGGTAGACAATAAATCTGTCATTGATTTAGCAAAGCATCTGGTTTCTCATGGAATAAGTAAACACATAGAAACAAAGTTCCACTTCCTAAGAGAGCAAGTCAACAATGAGAAACTAAAGATTGAGCATTGCAGAACTGAAATTTAGCTTGCAGACATACTCACTAAGGCTTTGAAGCTAGAAAGATTTAGATGTTTAAGAGATTCCATTGGAATTGTTTGTGCAAATGCAAGTTTGAATTAAGGAGAAGTGTTAGGAATaattcaaagtttaaaataGGTTGTAAACTGTTAGTTAGTTAGAAAATTGGTTGAGTTTGTTTCTCATAACTAACCGAAATTACTTTTCACCTGCTATATAAGCAAGGTCTTTTCTGTAACTCAAGATAATTCTTTGATCAATATACAATTCTATTCATTCCTTCAAACTATGAGTAATTGTTAACAATAGAAAGTGCAAACTTTCTATGACGTTCAACGTCGAGTGCGTATTTTAACTGACATAGAAAGTCTTTTTTATAGAAGTGCGAGAAAAAGAGTGAATtacatttcctttttttaagagatacttaaattatatttttcttttattttattttagaacatACCCACTTTTtcagaataaatataaattaaactatttaattcttatatatatatatatatatatatataaagcaaaTTTCTTAgttgtgataaaaaattataaatgtctttctaaattatattttatttatactaaGTTTTCATATTACTAACATTTATTattgatttgtaatattttataaaatagaatgaaGTTTTGAATaccttactttaaaaaatttatttccacccaaaaaaactttaaaaaattttatttcaaaatctttatattttttctcttctatacACAAACTTGATAGTAGATTTTCAAAACTAGCAGTCAATTATGTCGAAAATTATagcgagagaaaaaaaaagactctaTAGAGTTctcttatattaaaaattgatttaaatgtAACTGATATTCATCTTTCAAAAGTTCTGAATGTATACTTTAAAATAAGATGAGAGAAGTATGACCTAAACATTTCCCAAGAGAAGAAAATGTAGTTTATTGACTTTATTCTAAGAGAAAGCAGTTAGctagttaataatgtaatttatcttttactctaacaaatgcattaaaattaattgatcgTTTTCCCTTCCATTTCAATATGTATATcatcattttcaaataaattattttcttttatttattattttaatgcagtgattatttttaaatttcttcttcatttgttaAAGAGAGTAATATTTTGTAAACGAATGATGTTTAATCAACTTCTGtattataactttaaatatttatttttaaaattatgtactcatatttattttcattctccctgtaccaaaaaaaactaatttttctttaattaattctaGTCAAATAGTTTTAtagtttcataaattattttaactaacaCTTATATTTCTTCCATAAACATTGAGTACGATAAAATATTTGCAGGTCCTTTTTCTATTAGCCATGATTACCTATGTGGATTAAATGACACCATAATGTTCTATCCTCAATCACGTTTTATCGACAAATTATTCACTTGTAAATTCTTCTTTAACTATTTGGTTATAATTTGTTCACGGTCTACATTTAAGTTATCTTTCATCTTATCTCTCTTCTTATTGGGACTTTTACACTTTTTCTTTACGCATGTCCAAAACCGTTGAAACAAAATTATACCACATttgtttgtaagaaaaaaaaaataccatattTTCTACGTTTATGCCTTATTCTGAAACCTATtgtaaaataaacttttaaataagTTATCATGAAAGTGATACTCTTATAACGTTTAACCAATTTATTTTTGTCCTGACTCATGCCttaagtaataataattttagttttcatagtttacaatttattttacgGACATAGgcagttatttatttttcattaattttttgttaattaacgaACATATTTAAGGATATTTAATATCTATTCAAaaactttaatataaaatagacCTTTGAAGATAGCAAACTTAAAGGAAACCTACAATGAATAACAGATTAAATTTAAagcttgaattttttaaataagtcaaacttataatatttatacataatttGTCGTGCAAACTTCCGGTTATATAATCTTGTCTAGGAAAGTGGCAGTACGTATCTTGctgtatgaaaatataaaattaaaacgaAATTTCCAAAACAATAAAGGAGCTACACAATGTATGTGATAAAGTTAGGTATCCAAATTAAGAAACTATCACGAGTAAGTAATTCAATATTGCGAACATTTTTCCTTAGTTTGTAGTCGCATTCTATGCATTCAATCTGCCTTGTATTTGCTTCACCTACGAGTACCCATCTAGGATATTTTTGGGGcctgaaacaaaaattaaaaaagaaatcccTAAATAatggaaatatatatatttcatacataatttatcgacaaaaaatttcatgaatttataaattcaaccataaaaaaataatacataaaactcatatattaaaaaaatcacaaaaatgaagttaatatttttttttcttcagattTCTTAAAAGTTATGAGACCCCTCAAAATGGGATATGAATTGTGGATCACCTTACACATGTGTCCAAAACGACATTGTCATCTACCATAAAAGGAATCAGCTCCTTACTCTTGACAAAGTtgcttttttgaacaagggttccctctgccctttatgttcaaatgagtCTGAATCAAATgttcatttgttcttttcttgcaggaaatctcttcaagtttgggctcacattcgtgatttggctcCTTTCCTCAGGCGTTTCATTTCTTTACAgcgcattactgactctttaattaggggcagatccacatcaggtgttcaaggaaaattacgttgtctgactatagcaattacagtctactgcatttggctgtctaggaacaagctgatttttgaagattatcaattttctgtcatagaggttattagcaagattaagtttcttatgtatagacaagcgcatctgttgcatttgttttagtatcttataggtcttcttgtattagggagacttttgattttctttaactgcGGGGTATGCCCcatttattattgtatcattttgagtttaatataatttacattttttcccaATAAGTGTCATATGCATCATCAATCTATATACGTTTTTACTAACCATTGTTCTAAATTAGTGTTACACGAGGAATAGTATGTTTGGATTTTCaaggaaaaaatttaaaattatgtttgagaGTAAAATTGATCAGTTTGAGattatatctaattaattactCTCCAAATATAggtttaaaagtaaaattttgtcTTAAAACTTAATTccggaaaaaaataaaacttaaaatacttttataaacttaagtttacaaatttaaatctaacctaaatttaaatttgtaaattttaatctaagcatgaacttgttttaaaaaaaattaactttgatAATCATTGCTTACCTATCAAGTTGATGGGAACAGAACATTAGCCTAAATATCTCGAGAATTGAAGATAGTGAAGTTATACCAGCAACCAAGTGCTACTAAACCAACAAACTTGTTAAACTTAGAAGCCAGTTTGGGTGTAAGTGATTtgtgttgaaattttttatttcaataattaatatgggttaatattataagataattatattagttatttattattagtgattgtattttatgtgatcaaattaagtaaatttattAGACAACTAAATTAGAGGATATGAACTTAAATGAGCATATGTCAGTGATGACCCATTAGGGATAATGAAAATCCTATTAGGTTAATATGTTATAAGAAGGATATGATCCCAATATACCGAGCCGTCACATATAGTTTCTCTTCTCCCATCTGAAGAGTTACGAATGTCCTATTAAGGAATAAAGAGGTTCCGGTTGAGGATGAACGATGAAGCTATCGGTTACGCTGTTAGCTGGTTATCCGCTCCGTAACAAATCCTAAGAAGAGTACATAGATCAGAAATCACCTACGGATTCAGGTTCCACTGCGtatgtttgatcaatcattatggatcTAGGTATTCTTAAAACTCTTCTTAATAATCTAACTAATGTGTTATTGGTGGTtatattggtattttataagaatcctttaaaattccaacaagtggtatcaaagccaCCATTACTATTAGattattagaaattaaagttttttttatattttgcaaTAGACTGGTTTATAGGAATTGGGTTGTTTTTTCCGTTTCGTAACAAAAAAATGTTGCTTTGTTG
Encoded proteins:
- the LOC114396997 gene encoding uncharacterized protein LOC114396997; translated protein: MREDPIKNRHFRHDRLTKEKEKDHGKEISHAPIRNTKIKDLMQLGHYAWDCWQGEGAKNKPNNQPNLAQDEGSDSEVVMLMATTSNESSNDTSWYLDSGCSTHMTGRKEWFISLDDSLKSKVCFAYDSSLIVEGIGRVAFRDTNGKETIIEEVLYVPGLKTNLLSLGQLLQKGFVMTMEDNCLKVFDRNQKLVIQENLSQNMTF